The following are encoded together in the Lathyrus oleraceus cultivar Zhongwan6 chromosome 3, CAAS_Psat_ZW6_1.0, whole genome shotgun sequence genome:
- the LOC127128256 gene encoding putative pentatricopeptide repeat-containing protein At1g16830 isoform X1: protein MNTIFSIALRPQHRFIPILLKMITTQTNSLQIPITTIKTNSTNNNTVSEISKINNQSVKSNFSDLITLGSFLRSSKQVRQDSLVFNRMVPVLRRLIERYESPQTILSELESIGCINLSNTNKTPNPLLLLLRIFSRAGNYAMVIETCQHMVEFHGFAIFRNTFASNLVMESMFKTSQPERAFYIMENTKFPNFLTFNIALFHLSNLNDITGVSYVLRHMLRLSYRPNHATFSAVLNSFCKMNAFRQVYQILGLMVGLEIDFSVNVWTVLIHRFCKLRRLDVASNLLYKMIRNGCSPNVVTYTALIKAFMESNMVTHALHLFNDMVSDGLDPDLVLYNVLIDCLLKSGMHDDAIEVFHRLSEQKNMRPDLYTLTSLLSTVYRSERFDLLPKIVRACRHIGGDLVFCNAVLNSFIKSGRSSCALEYYEHMIVKGFKPDKYSIAGLLSALCAERRIDEAVNVYRGSAMMYHANDAHIHTVLTSGLINAGQYHLAAIVFRSAAVQKCPLDSEAYAVGIRAHLRSGLTLEANTLFDQMKDNGMEPNVQTFNMILFSSFKEKNLQKIQLLLKEMIDSRIELGDRNFSNLCKFQCSWNLLAEMRDLGLLSAKVLHALNCGRHPESVKANYKHCAEVDTECNLVLDSSSSEDMSDVAVSVG, encoded by the coding sequence ATGAACACCATTTTTTCAATAGCATTGCGGCCACAACACCGTTTCATCCCAATCCTCTTAAAGATGATaacaacacaaacaaactctCTCCAAATCCCTATCACCACCATCAAAACCAATTCAACCAACAACAACACTGTTTCAGaaatttcaaaaatcaataaccAGAGCGTGAAATCGAATTTCTCCGATTTAATCACCCTCGGAAGTTTCCTCCGGTCCTCGAAACAAGTTCGTCAGGACTCCCTTGTCTTCAATCGAATGGTCCCGGTGCTCCGCCGTCTCATTGAGCGTTACGAATCCCCCCAAACGATTCTCTCCGAGTTGGAGTCAATTGGTTGTATTAATCTCTCTAACACAAACAAAACCCCTAATCCTTTGTTACTCTTGTTGAGAATTTTCTCTCGTGCAGGTAATTACGCCATGGTTATTGAAACTTGTCAGCACATGGTAGAGTTTCATGGTTTTGCAATTTTTCGGAATACTTTTGCTTCGAATTTAGTTATGGAGTCGATGTTTAAAACTTCTCAACCCGAACGTGCTTTTTATATTATGGAGAATACAAAATTCCCTAATTTTCTCACTTTCAACATTGCACTTTTCCACCTTTCCAATTTAAATGATATTACCGGTGTTTCGTATGTTCTTAGACACATGTTGAGATTGAGTTATCGTCCTAATCATGCCACTTTTAGTGCGGTTCTGAATTCGTTTTGTAAAATGAATGCATTTCGGCAAGTTTATCAGATTTTGGGTCTAATGGTTGGTCTAGAGATTGACTTTTCTGTTAATGTTTGGACTGTACTCATTCATAGGTTCTGCAAATTGCGTAGGCTTGATGTTGCTTCCAACTTGTTGTACAAAATGATTCGAAATGGTTGTTCCCCTAACGTTGTCACGTATACCGCTTTAATTAAGGCATTTATGGAATCCAACATGGTGACTCATGCCTTACATTTGTTTAATGACATGGTTTCTGATGGCCTAGATCCCGATTTGGTTCTTTATAATGTGTTAATTGATTGTCTTTTGAAGTCCGGAATGCATGATGATGCAATTGAAGTTTTTCACCGGTTGTCGGAACAAAAAAACATGAGACCTGATTTGTATACCCTTACTTCATTGTTGTCTACAGTTTATCGGTCTGAACGGTTTGATCTCTTACCCAAAATAGTTCGAGCTTGCAGACATATAGGTGGTGATTTAGTATTCTGCAATGCTGTTTTAAACTCTTTTATTAAGTCTGGCCGTTCTTCTTGTGCTCTTGAATACTATGAACATATGATTGTTAAAGGTTTTAAGCCGGATAAGTATAGTATTGCTGGGCTACTAAGTGCACTTTGTGCTGAGAGAAGAATTGATGAAGCAGTTAATGTGTATCGAGGTAGTGCTATGATGTATCATGCGAATGATGCTCACATCCATACTGTGTTAACGAGTGGGCTTATAAATGCTGGTCAGTATCACTTGGCTGCCATTGTTTTTAGATCAGCAGCAGTCCAGAAATGTCCGCTTGACAGTGAAGCATATGCTGTTGGCATCCGTGCACATCTTAGAAGTGGATTAACTCTAGAGGCCAACACATTGTTTGACCAGATGAAGGACAATGGTATGGAACCTAATGTTCAGACATTTAATATGATTCTTTTCAGTTCATTTAAAGAAAAAAATCTTCAAAAGATTCAACTGTTGCTGAAAGAGATGATTGATTCAAGGATTGAGTTGGGTGATAGAAATTTCTCCAACTTGTGTAAATTTCAATGCAGTTGGAATCTGTTGGCTGAAATGAGAGATTTGGGTTTATTATCTGCCAAGGTGCTGCATGCCTTAAACTGTGGCAGGCATCCTGAAAGTGTAAAGGCAAATTATAAACACTGTGCTGAAGTTGATACAGAATGCAATCTAGTTCTGGATTCATCCAGTTCTGAAGATATGTCAGATGTAGCTGTGTCAGTTGGTTGA
- the LOC127128256 gene encoding putative pentatricopeptide repeat-containing protein At1g16830 isoform X2 → MNTIFSIALRPQHRFIPILLKMITTQTNSLQIPITTIKTNSTNNNTVSEISKINNQSVKSNFSDLITLGSFLRSSKQVRQDSLVFNRMVPVLRRLIERYESPQTILSELESIGCINLSNTNKTPNPLLLLLRIFSRAGNYAMVIETCQHMVEFHGFAIFRNTFASNLVMESMFKTSQPERAFYIMENTKFPNFLTFNIALFHLSNLNDITGVSYVLRHMLRLSYRPNHATFSAVLNSFCKMNAFRQVYQILGLMVGLEIDFSVNVWTVLIHRFCKLRRLDVASNLLYKMIRNGCSPNVVTYTALIKAFMESNMVTHALHLFNDMVSDGLDPDLVLYNVLIDCLLKSGMHDDAIEVFHRLSEQKNMRPDLYTLTSLLSTVYRSERFDLLPKIVRACRHIGGDLVFCNAVLNSFIKSGRSSCALEYYEHMIVKGFKPDKYSIAGLLSALCAERRIDEAVNVYRGSAMMYHANDAHIHTVLTSGLINAGQYHLAAIVFRSAAVQKCPLDSEAYAVGIRAHLRSGLTLEANTLFDQMKDNVGICWLK, encoded by the exons ATGAACACCATTTTTTCAATAGCATTGCGGCCACAACACCGTTTCATCCCAATCCTCTTAAAGATGATaacaacacaaacaaactctCTCCAAATCCCTATCACCACCATCAAAACCAATTCAACCAACAACAACACTGTTTCAGaaatttcaaaaatcaataaccAGAGCGTGAAATCGAATTTCTCCGATTTAATCACCCTCGGAAGTTTCCTCCGGTCCTCGAAACAAGTTCGTCAGGACTCCCTTGTCTTCAATCGAATGGTCCCGGTGCTCCGCCGTCTCATTGAGCGTTACGAATCCCCCCAAACGATTCTCTCCGAGTTGGAGTCAATTGGTTGTATTAATCTCTCTAACACAAACAAAACCCCTAATCCTTTGTTACTCTTGTTGAGAATTTTCTCTCGTGCAGGTAATTACGCCATGGTTATTGAAACTTGTCAGCACATGGTAGAGTTTCATGGTTTTGCAATTTTTCGGAATACTTTTGCTTCGAATTTAGTTATGGAGTCGATGTTTAAAACTTCTCAACCCGAACGTGCTTTTTATATTATGGAGAATACAAAATTCCCTAATTTTCTCACTTTCAACATTGCACTTTTCCACCTTTCCAATTTAAATGATATTACCGGTGTTTCGTATGTTCTTAGACACATGTTGAGATTGAGTTATCGTCCTAATCATGCCACTTTTAGTGCGGTTCTGAATTCGTTTTGTAAAATGAATGCATTTCGGCAAGTTTATCAGATTTTGGGTCTAATGGTTGGTCTAGAGATTGACTTTTCTGTTAATGTTTGGACTGTACTCATTCATAGGTTCTGCAAATTGCGTAGGCTTGATGTTGCTTCCAACTTGTTGTACAAAATGATTCGAAATGGTTGTTCCCCTAACGTTGTCACGTATACCGCTTTAATTAAGGCATTTATGGAATCCAACATGGTGACTCATGCCTTACATTTGTTTAATGACATGGTTTCTGATGGCCTAGATCCCGATTTGGTTCTTTATAATGTGTTAATTGATTGTCTTTTGAAGTCCGGAATGCATGATGATGCAATTGAAGTTTTTCACCGGTTGTCGGAACAAAAAAACATGAGACCTGATTTGTATACCCTTACTTCATTGTTGTCTACAGTTTATCGGTCTGAACGGTTTGATCTCTTACCCAAAATAGTTCGAGCTTGCAGACATATAGGTGGTGATTTAGTATTCTGCAATGCTGTTTTAAACTCTTTTATTAAGTCTGGCCGTTCTTCTTGTGCTCTTGAATACTATGAACATATGATTGTTAAAGGTTTTAAGCCGGATAAGTATAGTATTGCTGGGCTACTAAGTGCACTTTGTGCTGAGAGAAGAATTGATGAAGCAGTTAATGTGTATCGAGGTAGTGCTATGATGTATCATGCGAATGATGCTCACATCCATACTGTGTTAACGAGTGGGCTTATAAATGCTGGTCAGTATCACTTGGCTGCCATTGTTTTTAGATCAGCAGCAGTCCAGAAATGTCCGCTTGACAGTGAAGCATATGCTGTTGGCATCCGTGCACATCTTAGAAGTGGATTAACTCTAGAGGCCAACACATTGTTTGACCAGATGAAGGACAATG TTGGAATCTGTTGGCTGAAATGA